One genomic window of Thermococcus indicus includes the following:
- a CDS encoding HEPN domain-containing protein, protein MSFREWLKKAEKDLVLARNSLSLDFYDYATFHAQQCAEKALKAFLISKGKPIKRTHDIGELILLCAEVDSEFLKLFDNDVDLLTAYAVEARYPTIHEPDKEEAENAIKLAELVLEFVGSRLT, encoded by the coding sequence TTGAGCTTTAGGGAATGGCTCAAAAAGGCCGAAAAAGACCTTGTGCTGGCCAGAAACAGCCTTTCTCTTGACTTCTATGACTACGCGACCTTCCACGCTCAGCAGTGCGCTGAAAAGGCTTTGAAGGCGTTTTTGATATCAAAGGGGAAACCCATCAAACGAACCCACGACATCGGGGAACTCATACTCCTGTGTGCCGAGGTGGATTCTGAATTCTTGAAACTCTTCGATAATGATGTGGATCTTCTAACCGCCTATGCCGTCGAGGCGAGATATCCAACCATTCACGAACCGGACAAAGAAGAGGCAGAAAATGCGATAAAACTGGCCGAGCTCGTCCTTGAATTTGTGGGTTCCAGACTCACCTAA
- a CDS encoding tRNA (guanine(10)-N(2))-dimethyltransferase, with protein sequence MEFVEVREGLAKILVPKAERIYDAPVFYNPVMALNRDISVLAVGVLKPKRVLDALSATGIRGIRYALETQAEEVWLNDISEEAFKLILENVRLNLGIEGEWISEKRIAFRGEKEVVANLDDANRLMAEKFRYFDFLDLDPFGSPMEFLDTALRSVRRRGVLAVTATDTGVLCGAYRHACRRKYLAEPIRGELCHEVGLRILIGTVVRYAAKYDLGVEVLLAYYRDHYFRAFLRLRSGARKADGSLSNLGYLWQDENGRFEYENSFMPGKPGTHGPLWLGPLKSQGFVDEMLDLARGYSLAHRKTLPFLETLAGELDVPFHYDTHALARRNGLQVGKLADIIEILRGKGYSATRTHFSPMALKTNAPFEEVLDTLRAQNKKA encoded by the coding sequence ATGGAGTTCGTCGAGGTGCGCGAGGGTCTTGCAAAAATCCTTGTCCCGAAGGCGGAGAGGATATACGACGCCCCGGTCTTCTACAACCCGGTCATGGCCTTAAACCGGGATATAAGCGTCCTGGCCGTGGGGGTGCTCAAACCAAAGAGGGTTCTCGATGCCCTCTCCGCAACCGGAATAAGGGGCATCCGCTACGCCCTTGAAACGCAGGCTGAGGAGGTCTGGCTCAACGACATAAGCGAGGAGGCCTTCAAGCTGATCCTGGAAAACGTCCGGCTGAACCTCGGCATCGAGGGGGAGTGGATAAGTGAGAAGAGGATCGCTTTTCGAGGAGAGAAAGAGGTTGTGGCTAACCTCGACGATGCCAACAGACTCATGGCCGAGAAGTTCAGGTACTTTGATTTCCTCGACCTCGACCCCTTCGGATCCCCGATGGAGTTTCTCGACACCGCCCTGAGGAGTGTCAGGAGAAGGGGCGTTTTGGCGGTCACAGCCACCGATACCGGCGTCCTCTGCGGCGCCTACCGGCACGCCTGCCGCAGGAAGTACCTGGCGGAACCGATAAGGGGCGAGCTCTGCCATGAGGTCGGTTTGAGGATACTCATCGGAACCGTCGTCAGGTACGCCGCCAAGTACGATCTCGGCGTCGAGGTTCTGCTGGCTTACTACCGCGACCACTACTTCAGGGCCTTTCTGAGGCTAAGGAGCGGTGCGAGGAAGGCCGACGGGAGCCTCTCGAACCTCGGCTATCTGTGGCAGGACGAGAACGGCAGGTTTGAGTATGAGAACTCCTTCATGCCCGGAAAGCCGGGCACACACGGACCCCTCTGGCTCGGCCCGCTGAAGAGCCAGGGGTTCGTCGATGAAATGCTTGATCTGGCCAGGGGATACTCCCTCGCCCACAGAAAGACGCTCCCGTTCCTCGAAACTCTCGCCGGGGAACTCGACGTTCCGTTCCACTACGACACCCACGCCCTCGCGAGGAGAAACGGCCTCCAGGTCGGGAAGCTCGCAGATATAATCGAGATTCTTCGCGGGAAAGGCTACTCCGCGACGAGGACCCACTTCTCGCCAATGGCCCTTAAGACCAATGCCCCCTTTGAAGAAGTCCTCGATACTCTCAGAGCCCAGAATAAAAAGGCGTGA
- a CDS encoding HAD family hydrolase yields MTVYLFDFDGTLVDSTGAVEKALRIAIEKTVPAVIESDLYDDYYKALFLFIKGKLTYQYLGVIHELVAQGTIHEYYKLMPRYIKDFPHSRNVVRTLRKRGRHVISFSGEHTYPGGKVIFMKKTNWYDEFDEVITFRGTKDMLKKFENLRELYPDEPFVWVDDSPSRFTYILDENTLLVQKASPYKSDVALLFERQNFLKIKSLREILEIDDGLSACAGGDKT; encoded by the coding sequence ATGACGGTTTATCTGTTCGACTTCGACGGAACCCTCGTTGACAGCACGGGCGCGGTTGAGAAGGCCCTCCGCATAGCAATCGAAAAGACCGTTCCAGCGGTCATAGAGAGCGACCTCTACGACGACTACTACAAGGCGCTTTTCCTCTTCATCAAGGGCAAGCTCACCTACCAGTACCTTGGAGTCATTCACGAGCTCGTTGCCCAGGGCACGATACACGAGTACTACAAGCTCATGCCCAGGTACATCAAGGATTTCCCACACTCCCGGAACGTTGTCCGAACGCTGAGAAAACGAGGGCGCCACGTCATCAGCTTCTCAGGCGAGCACACATACCCCGGCGGAAAGGTCATCTTCATGAAGAAGACAAACTGGTACGACGAGTTCGATGAGGTGATAACCTTCAGGGGCACAAAGGACATGCTCAAGAAGTTTGAGAACCTACGGGAGCTTTACCCCGACGAGCCCTTCGTCTGGGTGGACGACAGTCCGAGCAGGTTCACCTACATTCTCGACGAGAACACGCTCCTGGTTCAGAAGGCTTCCCCCTACAAAAGCGACGTTGCACTGCTTTTCGAGAGGCAGAACTTCCTCAAAATTAAATCCCTCCGTGAGATACTGGAGATAGACGACGGGCTCTCAGCCTGCGCTGGAGGGGATAAAACTTAA
- a CDS encoding mRNA surveillance protein pelota, translating into MQIIHQDVKEGKIKVKAETLDDLWHLYHIIDPGDVVYAKTLRKQAQRSDSLRAEKVEVIPVFLGVRAEKINFHKFANQVRVTGPIVYASRDDVPLGKYHTIAIEEGTVVTIQKPRWKEHHIERLKEAVEASKRARVMIVVIDDGEADMAIIREYGVEILKGIRYNLGGKRYSTNRESEEKKFFHDVAKSMEEIISREGIEKAIVAGPGFVKEDFYKFLRENYGELAKKVAIEDTSVTGRTGIYEVIKRGTVDKVYHENRVAKEVQLVEKVLENVARNNGLAAYGLKEVEEAVNYGAVETLLVLDELLKGEHREKIEELMDAVRYSRGEVVVVSSEHEGGDKLKALGGLAALLRFRIR; encoded by the coding sequence GTGCAGATAATCCACCAGGACGTCAAGGAGGGCAAGATAAAGGTCAAGGCCGAGACACTCGATGACCTCTGGCACCTCTACCACATCATAGACCCGGGCGACGTTGTTTATGCCAAAACGCTCAGGAAGCAGGCCCAGAGGAGCGATTCTCTCAGGGCAGAGAAGGTCGAGGTTATTCCGGTCTTCCTCGGAGTTAGGGCCGAGAAAATAAACTTCCACAAGTTCGCCAACCAGGTCCGCGTCACAGGGCCGATAGTCTACGCCAGCAGGGACGACGTCCCCCTCGGCAAGTACCACACGATAGCGATAGAGGAAGGCACGGTCGTTACCATACAGAAGCCCCGCTGGAAGGAGCACCACATCGAGCGCCTTAAGGAGGCCGTGGAAGCTTCAAAGCGCGCCCGTGTCATGATAGTCGTCATAGACGACGGCGAGGCGGATATGGCGATAATCAGGGAGTACGGCGTCGAGATACTCAAGGGGATACGCTACAACCTCGGCGGGAAGAGGTACAGCACAAACCGCGAGAGCGAGGAGAAGAAGTTCTTCCACGATGTCGCCAAGAGCATGGAGGAGATAATAAGCAGGGAGGGCATAGAGAAGGCCATCGTGGCCGGCCCTGGCTTCGTCAAGGAGGACTTCTACAAGTTCCTGCGCGAGAACTACGGGGAGCTGGCAAAAAAGGTTGCCATCGAGGACACGAGCGTAACCGGGAGGACGGGCATCTACGAGGTCATCAAGCGCGGAACGGTTGACAAGGTCTACCACGAGAACCGCGTTGCTAAAGAGGTCCAGCTCGTCGAAAAGGTTCTCGAAAACGTGGCGAGGAACAACGGTCTGGCCGCTTACGGACTCAAAGAGGTTGAGGAGGCCGTCAATTACGGCGCTGTTGAGACGCTCCTGGTTCTCGACGAGCTCCTCAAGGGGGAGCACAGGGAGAAAATCGAGGAGCTAATGGACGCGGTGAGGTATTCGAGGGGTGAGGTCGTGGTCGTTAGCTCGGAGCACGAGGGCGGCGACAAGCTGAAGGCCCTTGGCGGCCTGGCGGCGCTGCTGAGGTTCAGGATTAGGTGA
- a CDS encoding FeoA family protein, giving the protein MIVPLNALRPGDRGIVVNILGGPTARQRLVGMGLTPGATVQIIESHQYGPIIISVGGVRFAIGRGMAAKVMIRKL; this is encoded by the coding sequence ATGATTGTACCTTTAAACGCACTCAGACCCGGGGACAGGGGGATTGTGGTGAACATCCTCGGCGGCCCCACCGCAAGGCAGCGGCTAGTGGGCATGGGCCTCACCCCCGGAGCGACGGTTCAAATAATCGAGTCCCACCAGTACGGCCCGATAATCATCTCCGTCGGCGGCGTGCGCTTCGCTATCGGCAGGGGGATGGCGGCGAAGGTCATGATACGGAAACTGTGA
- a CDS encoding 50S ribosomal protein L35ae has protein sequence MARGKALILAYAGTKEHQDNHHMILKPLGIDDRNAASRLIGRKVVWRTPTGRKMFGKILKPHGNRGEVKAYFKPGLPGQAVGDYVEIL, from the coding sequence ATGGCCAGGGGGAAGGCTCTCATCCTTGCCTACGCGGGAACGAAGGAGCACCAGGACAACCACCACATGATTCTGAAGCCCCTCGGCATCGATGACAGGAACGCCGCTTCAAGGCTCATAGGCAGAAAGGTCGTCTGGAGGACCCCGACCGGCAGGAAGATGTTCGGAAAGATTCTCAAGCCCCACGGCAACCGGGGCGAGGTGAAGGCCTACTTCAAACCCGGCCTGCCAGGACAGGCGGTCGGTGACTACGTCGAGATTCTTTGA
- a CDS encoding nucleotidyltransferase domain-containing protein — protein MSREIIRDVILKVSRQLGLEVNDIILFGSRARGDFRTDSDWDVLVVLSRPLKRKIELEAYKMIHRELLLKGIKVDVLFISSDELEKVKDDTGFVYYYALREGVKI, from the coding sequence ATGAGCCGGGAGATTATCCGGGATGTGATTCTCAAGGTATCAAGACAGCTTGGCCTAGAGGTCAATGATATAATCCTCTTCGGTTCCCGAGCCAGGGGTGATTTTAGAACCGACAGTGATTGGGATGTTTTGGTGGTTCTATCCAGGCCATTAAAGAGAAAGATAGAGCTGGAAGCGTACAAAATGATACACAGGGAGCTTCTGTTAAAAGGAATCAAGGTGGATGTCCTGTTTATCTCAAGCGATGAGCTCGAAAAGGTCAAGGATGATACAGGTTTTGTTTACTACTACGCCCTTCGGGAGGGTGTGAAAATTTGA
- a CDS encoding AIR synthase family protein produces the protein MKLPLGKLRNDVLHDVVFPNLGVEDMNVVYGPREGFDSAVLEYDHDHYLVIATDPTLGVPGETFGFFSYHFAASDVAVFGARPRWLVVDIILPPGSEKGFLEKTMRDLNAECRKYGSAIIGGHTGVYPSVAEPTVTTTAMGLVKKDQLRLPLAKPGDRIVVTGKVGLEFAVSAAYFREDELRKLLSSREIQLLRGLYRFETAVPDALAARPFVRGMHDATEGGLTALHEIADNSGVGFTVHAEKLHLDPLVRKVLDFYGLDPWGVSSTGTVIAIVPPENVGSLIKEFNKNGIIAFELGEFTADKKRILIENGEEREFPTFKSDPYMGLYGKG, from the coding sequence GTGAAGCTTCCGCTCGGAAAACTGAGGAATGACGTTCTGCACGATGTTGTATTCCCAAACCTGGGCGTGGAGGATATGAACGTGGTGTACGGGCCCAGGGAGGGCTTTGACTCGGCCGTCCTCGAATACGACCACGACCACTACCTTGTGATCGCCACCGACCCCACCCTCGGCGTCCCCGGGGAAACCTTTGGATTTTTCTCGTACCACTTCGCGGCCAGCGATGTGGCGGTTTTCGGGGCGAGGCCGAGGTGGCTGGTGGTTGATATCATCCTTCCCCCCGGAAGCGAGAAGGGTTTTCTCGAAAAGACGATGCGCGACTTAAACGCGGAATGCCGGAAGTACGGGAGCGCGATAATCGGCGGCCACACGGGCGTTTATCCGAGCGTAGCCGAGCCAACCGTCACCACCACCGCGATGGGTCTTGTGAAGAAGGACCAGCTGAGGCTTCCGCTTGCAAAGCCCGGTGACAGGATAGTCGTGACCGGCAAGGTCGGTCTTGAGTTCGCGGTCTCCGCGGCGTACTTCCGGGAGGACGAGCTTAGAAAGCTCCTCTCTTCCAGGGAAATCCAGCTCCTCAGGGGGCTCTACCGCTTCGAAACCGCAGTTCCTGATGCTTTAGCGGCCAGACCCTTTGTCAGGGGCATGCACGATGCCACTGAGGGCGGTTTAACCGCCCTCCACGAGATAGCCGACAACTCCGGGGTCGGCTTCACAGTTCACGCCGAGAAGCTCCACCTGGACCCCCTCGTGAGGAAGGTCCTCGACTTCTACGGCCTCGATCCGTGGGGCGTTTCGTCCACCGGCACGGTGATAGCGATAGTTCCCCCCGAGAACGTTGGTTCCCTGATTAAAGAATTCAACAAAAATGGAATTATTGCATTCGAGCTGGGCGAGTTTACCGCCGATAAGAAGCGCATCCTAATCGAAAACGGGGAAGAAAGAGAGTTTCCAACGTTTAAGAGCGACCCCTACATGGGGCTGTACGGCAAAGGATAA
- a CDS encoding DUF4870 domain-containing protein has protein sequence MEETPPEEPKKTSLGMDENLEGLLAYLAWWITGILFLVLEKESDFVRFHAMQSTITFIGITVLQVILSFIPYIGGIIAWLLGIAGFVLWILGMVKAYQGERYKFPVVGNLAEEWMGKVNV, from the coding sequence ATGGAGGAGACTCCGCCTGAAGAACCCAAGAAGACGTCCCTCGGCATGGATGAGAACCTTGAGGGACTGCTTGCCTATCTCGCCTGGTGGATTACGGGGATACTATTCCTGGTGCTTGAGAAGGAGAGCGATTTCGTCCGTTTCCATGCTATGCAGTCGACGATAACCTTCATAGGCATCACGGTGCTCCAGGTGATCCTCAGCTTCATCCCGTACATAGGGGGCATCATCGCCTGGCTCCTGGGAATCGCCGGCTTTGTCCTCTGGATTCTCGGCATGGTGAAGGCCTACCAGGGCGAACGCTACAAGTTCCCGGTCGTCGGCAACCTGGCCGAGGAGTGGATGGGAAAGGTCAACGTCTGA
- a CDS encoding 7-cyano-7-deazaguanine synthase: MRDIESVVEEIAGFSREHGLYEKRILVMFSGGKDSSLVLYLLKEAGLDVSALTFFHRWSWRETLNWAMGFTKKLGVEHYLVDVTDGLLREAAGRKGPICINCKKVMLWNAKWFAINNGFDVLAKGDNANDKIIGALLDQCTGDIRLCDIPRIGIPFFRPLIKHTAGEVERLADEVGIRPYRMYEHARRRQWREGCPLQYIDREEVVTEELMNLAFGVNYEVSKIARARRVRVSVRVPSFEIMCWNCDGETLREVREVISKFGGNEGEASARKTEE; this comes from the coding sequence ATGAGGGACATCGAGAGCGTTGTTGAAGAGATAGCGGGGTTTTCCAGGGAACACGGCCTTTATGAAAAACGCATACTCGTTATGTTCTCAGGCGGGAAGGACAGCTCACTCGTCCTCTACCTCCTAAAGGAAGCTGGCCTTGACGTTTCAGCCCTCACCTTCTTCCACCGCTGGAGCTGGAGGGAAACCCTGAACTGGGCGATGGGTTTCACCAAAAAACTCGGAGTTGAGCACTACCTCGTTGATGTTACCGACGGGCTTCTCCGCGAGGCGGCCGGAAGAAAGGGGCCGATCTGCATAAACTGCAAGAAGGTCATGCTCTGGAACGCCAAATGGTTCGCCATCAACAACGGCTTCGACGTCCTTGCCAAGGGGGACAACGCCAACGATAAGATAATAGGCGCCCTCCTGGATCAGTGCACGGGGGATATAAGGCTCTGCGACATACCGAGGATTGGAATTCCGTTCTTCAGACCCCTAATCAAGCACACTGCCGGGGAAGTCGAAAGGCTGGCCGATGAGGTGGGGATAAGACCCTACCGCATGTACGAGCACGCGAGGAGGCGGCAGTGGAGGGAGGGCTGTCCGCTCCAGTACATCGACCGTGAGGAGGTCGTCACGGAGGAGCTCATGAACCTGGCCTTCGGGGTGAACTACGAGGTGAGCAAAATCGCCCGGGCAAGAAGGGTCCGCGTGAGCGTCCGGGTGCCAAGCTTTGAGATAATGTGCTGGAACTGCGATGGAGAAACCCTCCGCGAAGTAAGGGAGGTCATCTCGAAGTTTGGGGGGAATGAAGGTGAAGCTTCCGCTCGGAAAACTGAGGAATGA
- the pepQ gene encoding Xaa-Pro dipeptidase PepQ — MRIDRLKEFISENELDGVLITGKENLFYFTGSFPVLGGYLVVTPDDALFIVPELEYEETRETSRVPVEKFKTGKELYERLSSFKLRKLGIEGRTSFSTIQTLKEKVGAADFVPVDDVVKELRIIKTPEEIEVIKAACGIADMAMMAALEEISEGKREREIAAKMEYVMKMNGAEKPAFDTIIASGWRAALPHGLASDKRIEKGDLVVIDEGALYRHYHSDTTRTIVVGSPNEKQKDIYYAVLEAQRKGVEAARPGMTAKELDTIVRDVIKEYGYGDYFIHSTGHGVGLEIHEWPRVSQFDETELKPGMVITIEPGIYLPKFGGVRIEDTILITENGAERLTRTERELI; from the coding sequence ATGAGGATTGACAGGCTCAAGGAGTTCATATCCGAAAACGAACTCGATGGAGTTCTAATTACCGGGAAGGAGAACCTCTTTTACTTCACCGGCAGCTTCCCGGTTCTCGGCGGCTACCTCGTCGTCACCCCTGACGATGCCCTCTTCATCGTCCCCGAGCTGGAGTACGAGGAGACAAGGGAAACCTCAAGGGTTCCCGTCGAAAAATTCAAGACCGGAAAGGAGCTCTACGAGAGACTTTCCTCCTTCAAGCTGAGGAAGCTTGGCATAGAGGGCAGAACGAGCTTCTCAACCATCCAGACGCTCAAAGAGAAGGTGGGCGCCGCGGATTTCGTCCCGGTCGATGACGTGGTGAAAGAGCTCCGCATAATCAAGACCCCCGAGGAGATTGAGGTCATAAAGGCCGCCTGCGGGATAGCGGACATGGCCATGATGGCCGCTTTGGAGGAGATAAGCGAGGGCAAGCGCGAGAGGGAGATAGCGGCGAAAATGGAGTACGTCATGAAAATGAACGGTGCCGAAAAGCCGGCCTTCGACACGATAATAGCCAGCGGCTGGAGGGCGGCCCTGCCGCACGGCCTGGCCAGCGACAAGAGGATAGAAAAGGGAGACCTTGTCGTCATCGACGAGGGGGCGCTTTACAGGCACTACCACTCTGACACCACGAGGACGATAGTCGTGGGCAGTCCGAACGAGAAGCAGAAGGACATCTACTACGCCGTCCTCGAGGCCCAGAGGAAAGGCGTCGAGGCGGCCAGGCCCGGAATGACGGCCAAGGAGCTCGACACCATCGTCAGGGACGTAATCAAGGAGTACGGCTACGGCGACTACTTCATACACTCCACTGGACATGGCGTCGGCCTTGAGATACACGAGTGGCCGAGGGTCAGCCAGTTCGACGAGACGGAACTCAAACCGGGGATGGTTATAACCATCGAGCCCGGAATATACCTGCCCAAGTTCGGAGGCGTTAGGATAGAGGACACCATCCTCATCACGGAGAACGGCGCCGAGAGGCTCACCAGGACCGAGAGGGAGCTTATTTAG